The nucleotide window GTAGACACacgaagaaaattaattatgcaTAGATTATATCACAAATAGAACATAATAGTATTTGAACCCGCTATCTTTGAATGCACACACACAAAACTTTAGCAACTTTACAGGTTTTCACTCtgcaatttttactttaaagttaatagaaatatcatgtattgatttaaatatataaagatttattttcattgtttgatattataatacgacacattcatattaattaatatcaaaacgaTTTATCAATGCAATTTAATGTACAGAGAAATCTAAACTGACCATGATTGATCAATCATTCGTGATAGTATAACTAATGCCATTAATCggtgtagtttttttttctaaatttaggTATCTGATAAGATAATAGTCTGAAGTTTAATCTTTATCATTCATTCCGAATGAAGATTAAATCTTtccattcattttttatttcagaatgttattcttataattcccaccacaattatattaaagatcaaaatttatttttttcgtttttaatatcatcaaaataagtacatatttaattataatagctatttaaacataacttacaaattaaatcataatgatgtatgtaaatatgtaattcggttaaaatgtttttgtttttttttttaaatatttaattatgatacgGATCCCTAAACAATTCGTTATCTATCTATACAGAAACAAATATAATGCATACGataatgcatatattatataattttatctatcaaGATAGTGTATCCATGTAATAACTTCAAACATAGacccttttttaataaatattagagtTTAATTTCGCGTGTGTATACTAAAGGATTACAGAAATACCTGTAGTATATTGCAAGTTTATCAATTCGTAGACggttataaaactaaaatatagatTCTGATTAGACTTACAAGGTATTTTTAACACATTaacgttaaaaaatagtttaagcgagtagatagttaaattaaaatatatattttatataaattacgaccaataaaattaaaactttcattTGTTTCTAATCAACCGTATAATTATGTAGTTTATTTTGAGCAAACTTAAAGTATGctctactttaatttaaaattatttaaacgtatCATAGAatgagaagtaaataaaattaatcttaaatgtGTATCAAGTGTATGATTTTGAGTCGTATTAAGAGGGATAtaagtatcatttttatttgtcgGATCTTATTGATATCTCCCCattgtatataatgttatgtgTCGCGTAAATCCTTTGTAGAGGTGTGAAATACACAAAAAcactattcatttatttataaagatatttttaaatgggaCAAAACGGACATTTTGGTTTTGGTGTGTGGACCAAGGGATATGATTCCGATGGTTtaggattttaattttttttttacatttatttaaatataagaatatgttTTGAAACATAGAGAGATGACGTGCGAATGTTTCATTGtactatatttctaataattgaaataaaataaggctTCACTGAGTTGAAAGACATAACTCAAAAAAAACTTCAGAAATATTTGGTATACCTAATATCCAcagagaaatataaatatatatttaggtatctTGCATGTGTCTCATGAATTACGCCACGTATACAGGGAGTGTGCCTTTTCATAAAGGTTGAATGGCTCAGATTTGCAAAGTGGTGTCGCGGCTCCTGCAGTTACTTTAGATTTACAAATAGCGCGGAGGCACATCTGTGCTAATATTAGACCTAGGGTGTGATCCGTCAATTGAAGCCTGTTTCGACAAATAGTTAAgatttgtttcttatttaaagTAGCTTTTTCTCGTTTCTATGCCTGATATTATCCTGTAATGTGATGATCTTTCAAATATACCAATATTCGtctttaatatgataattatgtaGGTATCAtagatattcgttttttttttttaattcagaattgaaaaagttaaatatttcaactcAAAACCGACTTTAACTGGACTCgcgtatacaattataatattaattatacgtcACTACGTTGAGTTTAGATTTTTTCAGGCAGAATATCTTTAGGGATATGTATAAGTAAGAACTAAGATATTTAAGTAAACAAACTTATACTATTTGTTGATCTTAGTACCAGAGATAATTCGTATCACATACCGATGGAAACATGATCGTCATTGTTACAATGGCGGCCACTGGGTTATTGTCTacgattgtttaaaaaattgcactgaaatatctgttttttatttcaaaccatAATACCTGTGCTATAAGGTTTAAAGTGCTATGTAAGGTGACtgtagagttttttttttcgtagaaATCTCTATGAAAAATGTTTCGACGGAAATCTTATAAGAAACAAGAATATTAGCTTTTATTTGATTGGCAGTTTAACATATTTTCgctaagttattatataatattttatatacattgattTCAATGTGGGGCAATCCCTCACaccctatatattttaataaaatgtattgctaTTTAAAGTTCATTAAGATTGTTATCCTGAAACACCGGTTAAGATGCCGCCTGGAATAAAATCATCCCGGCACATCAAACATCACAatcaaattcaatcaaaataaaataaaaagatttgttagtacaaagaaaatatattcgtttagaCGTAATTGTATTAGAAAGTAAACGTTAAGAaacgtctatatatatattataattatatttttgtgatactATTAGGTAAATCAAGCATTTTAGTTTATCTTAACTTCCTATGTCGAGCTTATGTCGGTCTTTTTAGGGAAGCCAATAAATCCTTCTTTCTTATTGGCTAAacgtttatttaagaaaaaaatatatatagtactatgaaatataacaatagtatTCCTGAACTTTCTATCTTTTATTGTTCTGAATATGCGCTAAATTCATGGTTTACAAAACTTTACAAAGCCTTATAACAAACAATACCTAAAAACACGTTCTTATTTTCGAAACATGGTTTCTACAAAAGGAAGCCGTATTTTAAATAGTAGCCATAATTAAACGTTTTTCacgatttgtttaaatatttttttttaagctaaagCTATTTCAAAATAGTTGACATTCACATTCTGTAACGCGTTGCCGCctaaaaaggtattttataagGTAATAAAATGCGCAAACATTTCAGGTTCTTTAGCAAAGTGCAAAGTTAAAaaggttaaataataaacaatacaagcTTAATTAACGCAATGgcaacacttaaataaataaatcattaaaagtaGTTATCTTTGGttagaaaaaataaaccaaCGTATCACACGCAGCTATCTCCAATGCCTAGATCAAAGAATGagttatacaataattacaggcggtgattaaaaaaaacgggTCACAGATAATAAGACAGAACATATCACTTGTTattgacaattttaaattattgcacATTTGTCCCattttttacacaataattaCTATCGATGCAATTATTCATTTCTATTTAAAGATGGCagtaaatattaagataaatctCTATTGTAACGAGATTATGTTCACAATTAAACCAACTCGCACTTGgcgtgtttattaaaataaatatataaaatgataattatttatgtttaatatacgaacggaaaaataaaattatatgtcttgtatttaataagtaatatgatCAAgactatcaatattaatatatctatatttaataaaaatgtactcaaTAAAAAACCTTcaagcaatattatttttcgcTCACAGATAACAACCACATGACTCGATAATTggcggtaaaaaaaaatcaagatggTGGACACACAGCACTTTTGCCTCCGGTGGAACAACTACCAGAGTAGCATCACCAGCGCTTTCGAGAACCTTCGAGATGATGAAGATTTTGTAGACGTGACCCTCGCCTGTGATGGAAAGAGTTTAAAGGCGCATAGAGTCGTACTATCAGCATGCAGCCCATATTTCCGAGAGCTGCTCAAGGTAATAATtaagcttatattaaaatatttatgtagatggatgtttgtttcttttaattatgttcataaaacggtttaaatatatttataaacaaaacaacgttatttttaaatgcaaatcgcataattaattatgtttagttTATGTAAAACGAccgtttaaaatacatttcaatttcaaaacaataGTCAATCGAACTCAGCTGaatttcataacattaaaaatacactaaatatGAAGAGATTGACTCATTCTGctcaattttttacattaataataatagttaataatatttaaattaaaaaaataaaaataaaactgcaaAAATTCTAGGCATTGCAGCTATTGTCAGGTGTGGGGTTCGAACCCACGCTCCCTCTCGGGAACCAGAGCTTAAATCTGGCGCCTTAGACCACTCGGCCAACCTGACGTGAATACTATTCATTGAAATACGATATACTTTCCTCATTCAAATaactacttaaatattttatcaataaatatatatttactttattactttttattgttacataatttgaaatattcactTAATTTATTCGAATCGCATAACAAATGCTTAtgggaaaaaaaaattatattgctaaataattaaataaaactaaatattttcgttaataaataaatatttattattattataatcaaatattacgaCGACGTATGTAGTATGTACTCGCCGTACACATACAAGTTTACTCAATTGTATGCGTGGCGTGAGGGGGTGGATCAGCGACGGAAAGAGGGCAAGACGTCATAAGACGTCATTCCGTTTACCTTTACGGTATACGGATAAGGTCTAACCCCAAAATTGGCAATTGaagatttatgataaaaaatattttttttatgaatttaataacaagGACTTCGACTGACTTTGCCTAGTGTCGATACACCGATGTCGCTAATGAGTTATGACTTTCCTCTCTCGCAGTCAACACCTTGCAAGCACCCAGTGATTGTGCTACAAGATGTCGCATTCCCGGACCTACACGCACTAGTAGAGTTCATCTACCACGGCGAGGTGAACGTGCACCAGCGCAGCCTCTCGTCCTTCCTCAAGACAGCTGAGGTACTCCGCGTATCCGGCTTGACACAAAATGATGATGCTCAGGGGGTAAGTAAAGGATAGAACTgctataataatgaatatcaaGAAGTATTGTATccagtggcgtagctaggtgGGCAAGGGCGCCGGTGCATTGGAAAAGAATCGGTCTCTCATCCCCTCTTTAACTTTAATTGCCTTTCcaaattatatatacgaaaaataaatatcttgtgAGCAGGGTCGAGGTTTTCTAGCTGCAGGAGCTGGCGAGTTGGCTGACCCGCTCTTATCAAAGCTTAGGTTAGAGGGCCCCCTGAGGTCCGGGGCCCCGGTGCACTGCACCACTTGGCACTACGATAGCTACGCCACGTATTGCATCAAAATCAACGGTATCTGGGTCGTGATAGTCAGACGCTCTGTTATACCTAAATCCTCCTCTTACTTACAGAATACCCGTAGGTATTCTCCAATATTTTAAAGGCACcgccttttttctttttttttacaaaattatgtcGGTCTTTAAAAACTCTATTTTAAActaagtgtttttatttaattagttgaaAATTAAATCTTCACTACAGACCTTAATTCTATatgtaaagttaaaaacaaaaaaaaaaatcaaatcgtaATGCGTTAATCTCTACAACTACCAGTTCGATTCGAAATATTCTGGAACATTcgatttatttctgtaaaataaacatcGCTGACTAGTACtctttaagtaatataattttatttcaattgtcaTCGTTTGCGTAATAAAGTCTTACGAGATATGTGGGTTATTTACTAAACTCACACTTAACTgagtataataatagttttactgTCGAATAAAATAGTATGGatcttataaattaactattcaCATAATATACCACTTCGATGAATGCTGTCAGCATTATACATGAAATACTcgcaaaaatatcaaaattgaaaatacaagtgtttaattaattataatgtataatcatTAGTTCGTAGTAATTCTGAAATTACAATGAATAGATATCGTCGGTCTAGACTTGCGTGTAAGATAAACCACAGGCGTAAATCGATCACGAAAATCAATATGCAAACGATATTTTTACACGATAAACGTTAGGCGTTGCAAGTGGCGTGAAGTGacgctttttttaattttatgtaataggagGTCAACGACATCCCTCTTATAATATTAGCGATTGATTAGACAATACTTGTTCGTGTGCATCGATCATACTAAGATTCGTATTCGTCAACAGCCGCTCGTGCAGAGCATCGCTCGCgcagccgccgccgccgcgtCGTCGCCGCACACCCCTCCCCACCCCGCGCACACCCCGCACGCGCCGCACACCCCGCACACCCCCAGCTACACCGAGAAGCTGGAGGAGGCTCTGCTCCACCCGCCGCCGATCATGCGCCGCATCCCGCTCCCCCCGCGCCGCATGTCCCGCTCCGCGGACAACTCGCCCGACGTCATCAAGCGTGCTCGCCACGACAACAACAACGACCAACCGCAGATACACGACTTCTCGACGAAGAACCACTCGATGGTGAACAACACTCGCGCCCATAACGAGCAAGGCAACAACGGGAACGGGATCTCAAACTCCAGCTCGTCCCCCTCCCCGCGGCTGATGGACGAGGTGAAGAACGAGCCTCTCGACATGATCTGCCCTTCGAACCCGGACATCGACAGGAGTACGGATGACACACCGCCTCACTCCCATCACAGACCACTTGTGAGTTGGTAAAAGTCATCCACTGTAACAGAATCGACGatagatatgaaataaaaaaatactctacaGACCCCTATCCTTCACGATACAACACAAATACACAATTATACAAGTATTATTCAGATATAAATTGATTAACAGAACTTTCAGAATGTAGGACTTTATGTCACGCTTCAAATTCTTAGCAGaaatctttgtaaatatttttaattccattttaaTCTCGAAATGTTCTTAAATTAGTCAATCCACGATTGACAACGAGTTGACATATTGAAGATTCTTAATGAAAGcggtaatacaatattataatataaacacgtGACTTCCTCACGTTCTCATTGGCATTGAGACTTACTGAGTATTAGAACCACTAACTAGAATCTATACCCGGAATCGTTTGAGAGTCGTATGACACGTCGAACGAAACAACGCGCGCGATTTTAGCGACCTGACCTTCCAAAAACGAAATcgtacattttttatctgtaaaatgtacgttaattatttttttttgttcatatcgTGTAATAATTAGCAATGACTTaagactaaaaaaataaacagacatTGTCATTATAAAGAACAAAATCGACTATTATGCAACAAATTCTTTATCATCTGCATcgcaaaacatatttttcttacaaaattcTAGAGTGGAAATTGTTCTTAAatcgttttttaataaagcttaagtttcaaattattttacatggaaataaatacagaatgatctaaaataaaatacctacaacatatgtttttctaataatattatcaatgatgATGACAGGCAACCTAAGTCTCGATAAATATACAGACAGAATACATTATATTCGTTACGTCAAGATAAGCCGATTCCAATCAAAGAACAAAAGTAACGCTGTACTAAAGTTTAATGCCTACGTCCCGCTGTCTCAGGGAGGCGGGCCGCCGTCCCGCGCAAGCTCGGCCGAGGCGGACGACCGCACCCCGCCCCCGCAGATGCCCCCCTCGCCGTTCATATCGCCTGCCGATACCAAGCTATTCGCGCCGCAGCACAACTACAACTACAGCATGACGGCTCTCACTGATCCTTCTGCTTTAGCCGGTAATGATGCTTTTGTGATGTGATTTATGTAACGTATTGTGTTTTTCTTTTACTGTAAAAACTAGAAATTAATtactacagtttttttttttacatacgaACTAGgaagcatattttattttgattatctgATAAACTCATGTTATAAGTCTggttagttaaattaaaacatggTCAAGTGTcaatatcacaatatatttttctcaggTATGATTTGAGAATTTTCAAAGTAATAGAAACCATTTCAGAAGGAAATATTTACATCAGAAAATTTACGGTGGTGGTACttgttgaattattaaataggaGATAAAGACTAGGTATTAGAAGGTTTAAAACAGCATTGGTATGGAGGAGTGAATAAGAGCCATGCAATTTCCAGGTCTGCCGAGCCCGCTGGCGCCGGACGGCATGGCGAGCACATCACAAGGTGAGTTGGCTTGTTAGcaacaagtttattttatgcatacctacatatattgaaacaaacgatatttttaatgcaCTGTCTGTCGTATGCCACCATCACCGCTTCCTCTCTGCTCTGtcattattaggtatatatatcattattaggttttatatttaaaaaaattaaatgtatgagGCAATTATCAcgtgacatattttttaatatatgtattatttatatatatactcctAACCTGTATATGTCTTCATTATGTGCTGTGTTTTGTACTCAATATTAATGTTAGCTTTTGTGTATTGGTTCGATGTATTAGCTCGTATCTCTTTTCATTTATCAGAATTGAACGATCTGCAAAAATGAGAATTGATCATTGAACCAAAACGCAACTTGGCGTGCATGTTAATGTATTGTTACTATAGTTTAATGTATTCTATACCAAGAAATTGCTAGCTTGTTTTCTAGATGTGTCTTAATAAGTTACGCTAGGAATCCCTCGTCCCGTTTACTCCTTttagttcattttttattttcgttacatttttaaaacgaattactTCCTATTATTTTTGATTCTCACTCAGTTACCCCCTAATCGTGAAATACAAAACGCACTAAATGTTGAATTGGCTAATATCGTGCCggttaagaagaaaaaaatatatatataaaagaagacGATAGCTTACAAAATTTCAAGAAAAATCTGGAAAAAATCTGATCGAAAGTTAGCTTCATCGAAAAGCGTTGTCATGAATCATTCGTGTATCTAAACATTCTCGGGTTACCCTTAGCCGTTGTTCTCTCGGGAAATATATCGTTGGGACACACAAGATTGGACAATGGAAATTTAGTAGCGATTACGTGGTGtcagtttatttaaaagatatttcatTGAAGAATAACTAATGCTTTCGTTCGAGAAATTCGAAACCGCATCAGCCGATAGCGCGTAATGAAAACAATTGATTCACTCATCGCTCAATCATCGGTCAGCTTAACTAAGACGTAGGTCGAGTTAGGAAAAGAATTTATTGCGTTACTAATACCGCTTGGCATAATATCGACGCGTCGGATGGCTATCATCAAACTGTAAGGGGGGTGGCGGTGCTTGAAAGTTAAACGAGAGGCTACGATAGTGAGTGCATTAAAAGTGCGTTCGGAAGCTTCGATGGGGCTAACTGCTTGTGTTGTGACCAGGTGGCGCCCGCACCCCCCAGGAAGAATACAGATGCGAGCCCTGTAACAAGAGCTTGTCTTCCCTGACGCGGCTCAAACGGCATATCCAAAACGTTCACATGCGACCGTCCAGGGAGCCCGTGTGTAACATTTGCCGACGGGTTTACTCCAGCCTGAATAGTCTGAGAAACCACAAGTCGATCTACCACCGCAAGCAGCAACCGCCCTCCGCCGGCCAGGGCCCCTTCTACCCTGTCAATTGACGCCCGACGAATCCGTTGCCATACACGTTGCCATTCGAAGAATCAAAGCTGCCATCCCAACCACCTAAAACATAGCCATAGTCTTGCCCTTAGACTTctgttaagtttaataaaaatgtaacgcGATATGTTCCTAACATTTGTACATAGCATAGTTTTACGTGTACTTGCATGCGCATCGCCAGactctattatattatgtatctataaattatcgttactaaaataaaatgtacgctTGCGTGAGCGTCGCTCGCACGCGCCACGCCTCTCTGGAACCAATTGGAACATCTATGATCGGTACACGCATAACAACCAACGCTCCTTTACATAAAGCGCATTAGTCAATTTTTAAAGATCGAATCACGTTGAATTGCCTCTACAACCCAGGTTCACAAAATTGCCACCCGTAAAAAAATGGCGGCACTGAATTGTGCCAATTGGTTCCATCAGGATGGGACCCGTTGGATGCGAGCGGTCGCTGTGGTGTTGGTGTGCTCTATTCCCTGGGGGTAAGGGGTGTATCTGTTGACTAATGCGCTAATGTTGGTCGTTATGTGTGGCGCAGTGGGCCCATTGGGGGCGGGTCACCGATGCGAGGTGTGCGGCAAGCTGCTGTCCACGCGGCTGACGCTCAAGCGGCACACGGAACAGCAGCACCTGCAGCCGCTGCACTCGGCGCGCTGCAGCCTCTGCCACAAGGTGTTCCGCACGCTCAACTCTCTCAACAACCACAAGAGCATCTACCACCGGCGCCAGCGCGGGCCGCCGCAGCAGCAGCCGCAGAACCTCACCACCGGCGACGCCAAGATCGCCCCGCCGCATCCGCCCCACAACGTCGACTTCTACAAGTACAAGGATCAGTTCAACGTCTAAGGCCGAACTGACCGCGAACCTTACGATTCTCTGTCTCGTTCTTTcgtatagattttatattttctcgCTCGGCCGCGAGTGCCGACGCGGTTTCGTTTCATTTACCCGTGTCTTGGATCTTGTAGCGACGTTGTGCGGCCGCCGCGGACTCGCGCGGTCTGATGTTATTCGATGTTATTCGATGTTATTCGGTGTTATTCGATGTTATGAAATTGACATTCCGATGTTATCGACGAGGGAGGGCGAGTTTCGGGTCGAAATTTTTTAGAGAATTTAACTTACGCCCGCTAAGTGCAATACTGCGGTATGAGTATTCCTGAATTTTACACTATGTTTAATGTGTGACAATAAGGCGaagagaaaatttaatattttgagaaAAGAGAAAAATCTTGGtgctgtaaaattatatattaggcttaaatttataaaaggaaCAGTGTTCGTTGTAAGTAACAAAAGAGGCATATTGTTTTCAACATTGTGTTCATTTTTCGGcgttttgcaatttttttttttttatttattctgtacttTTTACCTTCATGATCTCACACTTAGATATTTATACGAGATtactaaaaaatctatttaaaaataaataaaattatatacacaaatatataattggcTAATGAGgcttttcaaatttattattttatttaggtgtTTTTTGTTGATTGACTGTAAGACTGAACATACAGAACACATAGCACCAATAGAACCGAGAAATTACTTTAAACAGCCACCCGCAGACGCACTGTCACCACCGCAACGGTAACAGTAACAGGTTTCATTCGATATCAATCAGCCACCGGAACAGGACCTACAAATAGTTTATGGCATCACAAACCGACAAATTTCACATGATTAACTCAAGTCGACTATTTTATTACTCTACTTATTTTAACTGTTACTCTATCTAGTCGACTATTTTTTCGTTTACTATCTTTTTACTTTTCGTTTATTTTCCAATGTTTATGCTTTGTCAATGCAGGAGCATTTCTGAGCGAAGTGAATCGCAAGGTGCCATTTTAAGTAAATCAATAtggctataatatatattattttttttagtttagtcAGATTTTAGTTACTTTCGAAACATTAGTTTTATCACATCTtgtgttcgttttattattttattgttgtttcgAATTAATCGTTTCGTTTcggcaataactttttattaacgtttttttttctttttttatttaaattattttttcactgaATTACGATTTAATCGTTTCGTTCgagtctaaataaaataaacaccacgttattgataaaaattaaaaaaatactttataggtaataactattaaatcttaataattctcAGTGTTAAATGTTCCTAAATTTCAACAAtgtgaattttttaatattacaatttttctgCTTGCCATAAATAGTCGTaaacgattataaatattttttattaggcgACAACTTTTAGACGATTTTTTGTATCGCTGTCTAGATTCAGAAACGCTTATTTCGAGTCGTTTTATTCCTAACTGATATCGATGTATGTTAGTCAACCCATTGTACGTAGTTCGGTAACCAATTCGTTTATAGTTGTATCAATAGCGCTGGCTTCATTGACCTTGTAGGTATTCATACATATACTAGGTGTTTGATGTTGTACCAAAATCACCCTCTGAATCTAGACTTCTGGGCTCTAAATGTTTCCTTTCGATATCTACTTTATCTAGTTCAATAAACATCACTATTTTCCAGCGACCTACATCGCttaaaacaatgttatatttctttataatagcaataagaaaaatattatctaagtgTAAATGTAAACacataatttattgtaacaatatacacattaagtaattattagtgCCTGCtttacattattgtttttttttttttttttaattttattattcggaCAAAAGACATATTTTGCGTAACTAAAATTTAGAGTAGTGTTCGGAACACTCATTACCTGTGAGGTAATCGCTATTTTTATTAGCAAATGAGGCTTcctaaagtaaattttaaatacgataCGTTATAGATTATGTTGTTATTACTAAATGCATAAACGCTtagcaattaaaatttgtttagttatttaataagcTTTATTACGATACTTTTAAACAATTGGAAGACTAGTGTTTTGGTGCTAAATTGGAACGATGTTcgtgttagaaaaaaaaaaattaggaaaataacaagggtttaataaaaaaatgggaTCTAAATTTGTTCGAAACATTCGCAACATTCCGtgcacgaaaaaaaaaagtgttaagtttttttttgcaaacaATTGCAAGATTTTTGACCGTAAGTCGTAGGATTGTTGTTTTTTGTGTAGTAATTtagtaatagtttttattgttaatttgggTTTGGGAATTAAGTTAGTTGACTATTTAGATATAAGATTTATCTGAATTCGTAGCGGTAATAGcatctacatttttaatttacgattACAGGGATGTGCTGCTGAGTGTGGCAGTAATTATTTGGCTATGTCACGTAGCACTAGACGAAAGATCTTgtgaattttgaaattttatttaaaaaaaaaaaatattcaaaaatattatgccAAAATTAATAAGCGCTATAGACTGATTAGAGTAAGTACGCGTTTCAATTGTACACTATTAGGCGTATTTTCtagaataaaatgtacaattatttactaaattaataattttatagaaaaaaaagtcaGAAGCGTGATTCGTTTCGGTTCggtattaaatcaaaattatttgtgaTTCGAGgatctttgttttatatttttaatttcgtagtGGCTAAGTTATGGGGATCTCAGGAGATCTATACGATCTATGGGTTTTAAGGGCGATACTACACCGTGTTCTAAGGAGCAGAACACATCCCTGTCAAAACTACATTAGTTAGGATCTTAGCAAGTTTAAGACTGTTTCTGTGAcctgtttaagttttttttttatcttcctAACGTGTTAAgggataattattttcttgccGCACGTGCAGGCGTCGCGACCTTATACGATGTGTTCTTATACTTCTTGTTGgcatttttacttattttataaggaatctaaattaatttattggttgttgtattgaaaattttatattttttcttcttaaattattatactgtcCTTG belongs to Vanessa tameamea isolate UH-Manoa-2023 chromosome 13, ilVanTame1 primary haplotype, whole genome shotgun sequence and includes:
- the Br gene encoding broad-complex core protein isoforms 1/2/3/4/5 isoform X1; amino-acid sequence: MVDTQHFCLRWNNYQSSITSAFENLRDDEDFVDVTLACDGKSLKAHRVVLSACSPYFRELLKSTPCKHPVIVLQDVAFPDLHALVEFIYHGEVNVHQRSLSSFLKTAEVLRVSGLTQNDDAQGPLVQSIARAAAAAASSPHTPPHPAHTPHAPHTPHTPSYTEKLEEALLHPPPIMRRIPLPPRRMSRSADNSPDVIKRARHDNNNDQPQIHDFSTKNHSMVNNTRAHNEQGNNGNGISNSSSSPSPRLMDEVKNEPLDMICPSNPDIDRSTDDTPPHSHHRPLGGGPPSRASSAEADDRTPPPQMPPSPFISPADTKLFAPQHNYNYSMTALTDPSALAGLPSPLAPDGMASTSQAAPPLRMPPPTAGGINEPQECPYCRRTFSCYYSLKRHFQDKHEQSDTLYVCEFCHRRYRTKNSLTTHKSLQHRGSSGMLKRLLKTSALHGALPAPHHLFELGAERAPLPPGLQ
- the Br gene encoding broad-complex core protein isoform X2, with amino-acid sequence MVDTQHFCLRWNNYQSSITSAFENLRDDEDFVDVTLACDGKSLKAHRVVLSACSPYFRELLKSTPCKHPVIVLQDVAFPDLHALVEFIYHGEVNVHQRSLSSFLKTAEVLRVSGLTQNDDAQGPLVQSIARAAAAAASSPHTPPHPAHTPHAPHTPHTPSYTEKLEEALLHPPPIMRRIPLPPRRMSRSADNSPDVIKRARHDNNNDQPQIHDFSTKNHSMVNNTRAHNEQGNNGNGISNSSSSPSPRLMDEVKNEPLDMICPSNPDIDRSTDDTPPHSHHRPLGGGPPSRASSAEADDRTPPPQMPPSPFISPADTKLFAPQHNYNYSMTALTDPSALAGLPSPLAPDGMASTSQVGPLGAGHRCEVCGKLLSTRLTLKRHTEQQHLQPLHSARCSLCHKVFRTLNSLNNHKSIYHRRQRGPPQQQPQNLTTGDAKIAPPHPPHNVDFYKYKDQFNV
- the Br gene encoding broad-complex core protein isoforms 1/2/3/4/5 isoform X3, with protein sequence MVDTQHFCLRWNNYQSSITSAFENLRDDEDFVDVTLACDGKSLKAHRVVLSACSPYFRELLKSTPCKHPVIVLQDVAFPDLHALVEFIYHGEVNVHQRSLSSFLKTAEVLRVSGLTQNDDAQGPLVQSIARAAAAAASSPHTPPHPAHTPHAPHTPHTPSYTEKLEEALLHPPPIMRRIPLPPRRMSRSADNSPDVIKRARHDNNNDQPQIHDFSTKNHSMVNNTRAHNEQGNNGNGISNSSSSPSPRLMDEVKNEPLDMICPSNPDIDRSTDDTPPHSHHRPLGGGPPSRASSAEADDRTPPPQMPPSPFISPADTKLFAPQHNYNYSMTALTDPSALAGLPSPLAPDGMASTSQGGARTPQEEYRCEPCNKSLSSLTRLKRHIQNVHMRPSREPVCNICRRVYSSLNSLRNHKSIYHRKQQPPSAGQGPFYPVN